A single genomic interval of Malania oleifera isolate guangnan ecotype guangnan chromosome 11, ASM2987363v1, whole genome shotgun sequence harbors:
- the LOC131168591 gene encoding gamma-tubulin complex component 3 isoform X1, producing MEDHKVTDLVKELVQRLVAQGASNPTSSLDFDRSLRYAVRMLSSCMTPTIAADSAAMAESIKRRLATQGKSSEALTFADLYTKFDAKSGPGSVKNKWAVLYLLKVISEDRRNSKNRLSDSRISSGLFASSALSGGLPALFDAESNGSSRAMNDNSRVLNDNSRVLRSREAVEKGWSGGVLLVSKDPENLRDIAFREFASLLKEENEVSEEVLVRDVLYACQGIDGKYVKFEKNADGYVFSDLIKVPRATRTMVRKLCELGWLFRKVKGYISESMDRFPAEDVGTVGQAFCAALQDELSDYYKLLAVLEAQAMNPIPLVSETASSRDYLSLRRLSVWLAEPMVKMRLMAVLVDKCRVLRGGAMAGAIHMHAQHGDPLVHEFMRRLLRRVCSPLFEMVRSWVLEGELEDLFAEFFVLGQPVKAESLWREGYRLHAAMLPSFISQSLAQRILRTGKSINFLRVCCEDRGWADAATEAAAAAGTTTRRGGLGYGETDALESLVIEAAKIIDKHLMDVMHKQYKFKEHCLAIKRYLLLGQGDFVQYLMDIVGPELSEPANTISSFKLAGLLESAIRSSNAQYDDPDILDRLRVKMMPHGTGDRGWDIFSLEYDARVPLNTVFTETVMARYLKIFNFLWKLRRVEHALIGAWKTMKPNCIASHSYTKLQHVVKMQLLLTLRRCQVLWDEMNHFVTNLQYYIMFEVLEVSWSNFSNEMELAKDLDDLLAAHDKYLSSIVEKSLLGERSQTLYKALFALFDLILRFRSHVDRLYEGISELQARTVESSLTSQDKTKSRRHQVGKFSESGSWVSEGRKALTQRASEFLRNMGQELDAVAKEYSSLLEGFISQLPVQQHIDLKFLLFRLDFTEFYSHSHSNK from the exons ATGGAAGACCACAAGGTCACAGATCTAGTCAAAGAGCTCGTCCAGCGCCTAGTTGCACAGGGCGCCTCAAACCCTACTTCTTCACTCGACTTCGATCGCTCTCTTCGCTACGCCGTTCGGATGCTCTCGAGCTGTATGACGCCGACGATCGCCGCCGACTCCGCCGCCATGGCCGAGTCCATCAAGCGCCGACTTGCCACCCAAGGTAAGTCATCCGAAGCCTTAACTTTCGCCGATCTCTACACCAAATTCGACGCGAAATCTGGCCCCGGAAGCGTTAAAAATAAGTGGGCTGTGCTTTATTTGCTTAAAGTTATCTCCGAAGATCGGAGAAATTCCAAGAATCGGTTGTCTGATTCTAGGATTTCTTCAGGTCTCTTTGCCTCTTCAGCATTGTCCGGTGGTCTACCCGCATTGTTTGATGCCGAATCCAATGGTAGTTCTAGGGCTATGAATGATAATTCGAGGGTTTTGAATGATAATTCTAGGGTTTTACGCAGTCGGGAAGCTGTGGAAAAGGGGTGGAGTGGTGGGGTTTTGTTGGTTTCGAAGGACCCGGAAAATCTTCGGGATATAGCATTTCGAGAGTTTGCGAGCTtgttgaaagaagaaaatgaggtCTCTGAAGAGGTTTTGGTGAGAGATGTGTTGTATGCTTGTCAAGGAATTGATGGGAAGTATGTGAAATTTGAGAAGAATGCTGATGggtatgtattttcagatttgATTAAAGTTCCTAGAGCAACAAGGACTATGGTTCGGAAGCTTTGTGAGCTGGGCTGGTTGTTTCGGAAGGTTAAGGGCTATATTTCTGAGAGCATGGATCGGTTTCCTGCTGAAGATGTGGGGACTGTAGGGCAGGCATTTTGTGCTGCATTACAAGACGAGCTTTCAGATTATTATAAATTGTTGGCCGTGCTAGAAGCGCAAGCGATGAATCCGATTCCGCTGGTTTCTGAAACTGCGAGTTCAAGGGATTATCTTTCTTTGAGGAGACTCTCAGTTTGGCTTGCAGAGCCAATGGTGAAGATGAGGTTAATGGCTGTTTTAGTTGATAAGTGTAGGGTTTTGAGGGGTGGAGCAATGGCGGGGGCTATTCACATGCATGCCCAACATGGTGACCCTCTTGTGCATGAGTTTATGAGGCGTCTACTTCGTCGAGTGTGTTCTCCCCTGTTTGAAATGGTCAGGAGTTGGGTTTTGGAAGGGGAATTGGAGGATCTTTTTGCAGAATTTTTTGTTCTGGGCCAGCCTGTGAAAGCGGAGTCTCTCTGGAGGGAAGGTTACCGGCTCCATGCTGCCATGCTTCCTTCTTTTATCTCTCAATCTCTGGCTCAGCGCATATTAAGGACTGGGAAGTCAATAAATTTTCTTCGCGTTTGCTGTGAGGATCGTGGTTGGGCTGATGCTGCAACAGAAGCTGCGGCTGCAGCGGGGACTACAACTAGGAGAGGAGGTCTCGGATATGGGGAAACTGATGCACTTGAGTCTCTAGTTATTGAAGCAGCAAAGATAATTGATAAGCATTTGATGGATGTTATGCATAAGCAGTACAAATTCAAAGAGCATTGTCTTGCAATTAAGCGTTACTTACTTCTTGGGCAAGGTGATTTTGTTCAGTATTTGATGGATATTGTTGGGCCTGAGCTGTCCGAGCCTGCTAACACCATTAGCTCATTTAAGTTAGCTGGTCTGCTGGAAAGTGCAATCCGatcatctaatgcacaatatgaTGATCCTGACATATTGGATAGATTGAGAGTCAAAATGATGCCGCATGGCACTGGTGACAGGGGTTGGGATATATTTTCTTTAGAATATGATGCAAGAGTCCCACTAAATACAGTCTTCACAGAGACTGTAATGGCAAGGTATTTAAAAATCTTCAATTTCTTGTGGAAACTTAGACGGGTAGAGCATGCACTTATTGGTGCTTGGAAGACCATGAAGCCAAATTGTATAGCTTCACACTCCTACACTAAGCTGCAACATGTAGTTAAAATGCAGTTGCTTTTAACACTGAGGCGATGCCAAGTCCTTTGGGACGAGATGAATCATTTTGTTACAAACTTGCAATATTACATCATGTTTGAAGTCTTGGAGGTGTCATGGTCTAACTTCTCAAATGAAATGGAATTAGCTAAGGATCTTGATGATTTACTTGCAGCACATGATAAGTACCTGAGTTCAATTGTGGAGAAGTCTCTCCTTGGTGAACGATCACAAACCCTTTATAAGGCACTCTTTGCATTGTTTGACCTTATATTGCGTTTCCGAAGTCATGTGGATCGGTTGTATGAAGGTATCAGTGAATTGCAGGCAAG AACTGTGGAATCTTCCTTGACATCTCAAGATAAAACCAAATCACGGAGGCATCAAGTTGGTAAATTTTCGGAGTCTGGATCATGGGTTAGTGAGGGTCGGAAGGCCCTAACACAACGTGCCAGTGAATTTCTTAGAAATATGGGACAAGAGCTGGATGCAGTTGCAAAAGAGTATTCATCACTGCTTGAGGGATTCATTTCTCAATTACCTGTGCAACAGCACATTGATTTGAAGTTCCTCCTGTTTAGGCTTGATTTCACTGAGTTTTATAGCCACTCACATTCTAATAAATGA
- the LOC131168280 gene encoding metal tolerance protein 4-like, which yields MKSSAPTHTCACLAILLMEMEQTFEFGDNEQSWVRRGSSSQDKRRRKIRVPFVFVTFVHLWVVMDGGGGSGGGGLGGVDDVKTPLLGGEADGKCGGGGDRRGWSTVTSLKCEFFSKLPEKVRSGLDPETPFHLDLSKAPGFTQGEKEYYERQFATLKSFEDVDSLESQGVINEEQDREEQAQHEKAMNISNWANFILLGFKIYATVKSGSLAIAASTLDSLLDLMAGGILWFTHLSMKSINIYKYPIGKLRVQPVGIVIFAAVMATLGFQVLIQAVEKLIENSPYEKMATQQLVWLYSIMLSATGVKLVLWLYCRSSENKIVRAYAKDHYFDVVTNVVGLLAAVLGDEFFWWIDPVGAIMLAVYTISNWSGTVLENAVSLVGQSASPEVLQKLTYLVIRHHPRIKRVDTVRAYTFGVLYFVEVDIELPEDLPLKEAHAIGESLQIKIEELPEVERAFVHLDYECNHKPEHSVLRRLPNSQP from the exons GAGGAGGAAGATAAGGGTTCCATTTGTTTTTGTTACATTTGTTCATTTGTGGGTGGTCATGGACGGCGGCGGCGGCAGCGGCGGCGGCGGTTTGGGTGGTGTGGATGACGTCAAGACGCCATTGTTAGGCGGAGAAGCCGACGGAAAATGTGGAGGAGGAGGAGACCGTCGTGGGTGGTCGACGGTGACATCTCTGAAATGCGAGTTTTTCTCAAAATTGCCGGAGAAGGTGCGATCAGGGCTGGACCCGGAGACCCCATTTCACCTTGATCTTTCTAAAGCCCCTGGTTTCACCCAAG GGGAGAAAGAATACTATGAAAGACAATTTGCAACCCTAAAATCATTTGAGGACGTAGATTCTTTAGAATCACAGGGTGTTATTAATGAAGAGCAAGATAGGGAAGAACAAGCGCAGCATGAAAAAGCAATGAACATTTCTAACTGGGCAAATTTTATTCTACTTGGGTTCAAG ATTTATGCTACGGTGAAGAGTGGATCCTTAGCTATTGCAGCCTCAACATTGGATTCATTGCTAGATCTAATGGCTGGTGGTATTCTTTGGTTCACGCACTTATCAATGAAAAGCATAAATATCTACAAATATCCTATAGGGAAATTGAGGGTGCAACCAGTTGGCATTGTCATCTTTGCTGCTGTCATGGCCACTCTTG GTTTTCAGGTGCTGATCCAGGCAGTAGAAAAATTGATTGAAAACAGCCCTTATGAGAAAATGGCTACACAACAATTGGTGTGGTTGTATTCTATTATGTTATCTGCCACTGGAGTAAAACTTGTCCTTTGGTTATACTGTAGAAGCTCAGAAAACAAGATTGTCCGTGCCTATGCAAAG GATCATTATTTTGATGTGGTAACAAATGTGGTTGGTCTGCTTGCTGCTGTTCTTGGTGATGAGTTCTTTTGGTGGATTGACCCAGTTGGGGCCATTATGCTTGCGgtctatacaatttcaaattgGTCTGGAACCGTATTGGAAAATGCAg TTTCTCTAGTTGGACAGTCTGCTTCCCCTGAAGTCTTGCAGAAACTTACTTACCTTGTTATAAGGCACCATCCTCGAATCAAACGTGTTGACACAGTCCGCGCCTACACTTTTGGTGTTCTATATTTTGTTGAG GTTGACATAGAACTACCTGAAGACTTGCCATTGAAGGAAGCCCATGCAATTGGAGAGTCATTGCagataaaaattgaagaacttcCCGAAGTGGAACGAGCATTTGTTCATCTTGACTATGAGTGCAATCACAAGCCAGAGCACTCTGTTCTCCGGAGACTTCCCAACAGCCAGCCTTGA
- the LOC131167839 gene encoding uncharacterized protein LOC131167839: MAYREEYYGHGRSFEQYYCCYPFSCIGKLHLENGDKVIMPASALELLVSMGIDYPMQFEIQSPSSGRVSHCGVLEFSAEEGSVFVPNWMMKNLQVGKGEITLIKNRILPKGTFMKLQPHKKDFIDLNNPKAVLETTLRNFSCLTAGDTVVILYNGKEFAIDVVETKPSSAISIIETDCEVEFAPPLDYKEPVKPAKVSEKLALSEAQEKPGAAEEPKFRPFTGVARRVDEKPLKESALPAALPPPMEKNPVPAGAERIRGAHTKSGKLMFGSNAVRQEETLKNEEQKFIPFTGKKYTLID; encoded by the coding sequence ATGGCGTACAGAGAAGAATACTATGGTCATGGTAGATCCTTCGAGCAGTATTACTGCTGCTACCCCTTCTCCTGCATTGGGAAATTGCACCTGGAAAACGGGGATAAAGTCATAATGCCTGCTTCGGCTCTGGAGCTTCTGGTCTCCATGGGGATTGATTATCCGATGCAATTTGAAATCCAGAGCCCCTCTTCGGGCCGGGTCTCCCACTGTGGAGTTCTGGAGTTCAGTGCGGAGGAAGGCAGTGTCTTCGTTCCGAACTGGATGATGAAGAATTTGCAAGTGGGGAAAGGAGAGATAACGCTGATCAAGAACAGGATTCTTCCCAAGGGTACTTTCATGAAGTTGCAGCCTCACAAGAAGGACTTCATAGATCTCAACAACCCAAAAGCTGTGCTGGAAACAACACTGAGGAACTTCTCGTGTCTGACTGCGGGCGATACCGTTGTGATTTTGTACAACGGTAAGGAGTTTGCCATTGATGTGGTGGAAACCAAGCCGTCCTCTGCCATAAGCATCATCGAGACAGACTGCGAGGTTGAATTTGCGCCTCCATTGGACTACAAGGAACCTGTAAAACCAGCAAAAGTTAGTGAAAAGTTGGCACTCAGTGAGGCTCAAGAGAAACCAGGAGCGGCCGAAGAACCCAAGTTCAGGCCGTTCACGGGTGTGGCAAGACGCGTGGATGAGAAGCCTCTGAAAGAATCAGCCTTACCTGCTGCCTTGCCTCCTCCCATGGAGAAGAACCCAGTGCCTGCTGGTGCTGAGAGGATTAGGGGAGCACACACAAAATCGGGAAAGCTCATGTTTGGCTCCAATGCGGTCCGGCAAGAAGAAACATTGAAGAATGAAGAACAGAAGTTCATACCATTCACAGGGAAGAAGTACACCTTGATAGATTGA
- the LOC131168591 gene encoding gamma-tubulin complex component 3 isoform X2, which yields MEDHKVTDLVKELVQRLVAQGASNPTSSLDFDRSLRYAVRMLSSCMTPTIAADSAAMAESIKRRLATQGKSSEALTFADLYTKFDAKSGPGSVKNKWAVLYLLKVISEDRRNSKNRLSDSRISSGLFASSALSGGLPALFDAESNGSSRAMNDNSRVLNDNSRVLRSREAVEKGWSGGVLLVSKDPENLRDIAFREFASLLKEENEVSEEVLVRDVLYACQGIDGKYVKFEKNADGYVFSDLIKVPRATRTMVRKLCELGWLFRKVKGYISESMDRFPAEDVGTVGQAFCAALQDELSDYYKLLAVLEAQAMNPIPLVSETASSRDYLSLRRLSVWLAEPMVKMRLMAVLVDKCRVLRGGAMAGAIHMHAQHGDPLVHEFMRRLLRRVCSPLFEMVRSWVLEGELEDLFAEFFVLGQPVKAESLWREGYRLHAAMLPSFISQSLAQRILRTGKSINFLRVCCEDRGWADAATEAAAAAGTTTRRGGLGYGETDALESLVIEAAKIIDKHLMDVMHKQYKFKEHCLAIKRYLLLGQGDFVQYLMDIVGPELSEPANTISSFKLAGLLESAIRSSNAQYDDPDILDRLRVKMMPHGTGDRGWDIFSLEYDARVPLNTVFTETVMAST from the exons ATGGAAGACCACAAGGTCACAGATCTAGTCAAAGAGCTCGTCCAGCGCCTAGTTGCACAGGGCGCCTCAAACCCTACTTCTTCACTCGACTTCGATCGCTCTCTTCGCTACGCCGTTCGGATGCTCTCGAGCTGTATGACGCCGACGATCGCCGCCGACTCCGCCGCCATGGCCGAGTCCATCAAGCGCCGACTTGCCACCCAAGGTAAGTCATCCGAAGCCTTAACTTTCGCCGATCTCTACACCAAATTCGACGCGAAATCTGGCCCCGGAAGCGTTAAAAATAAGTGGGCTGTGCTTTATTTGCTTAAAGTTATCTCCGAAGATCGGAGAAATTCCAAGAATCGGTTGTCTGATTCTAGGATTTCTTCAGGTCTCTTTGCCTCTTCAGCATTGTCCGGTGGTCTACCCGCATTGTTTGATGCCGAATCCAATGGTAGTTCTAGGGCTATGAATGATAATTCGAGGGTTTTGAATGATAATTCTAGGGTTTTACGCAGTCGGGAAGCTGTGGAAAAGGGGTGGAGTGGTGGGGTTTTGTTGGTTTCGAAGGACCCGGAAAATCTTCGGGATATAGCATTTCGAGAGTTTGCGAGCTtgttgaaagaagaaaatgaggtCTCTGAAGAGGTTTTGGTGAGAGATGTGTTGTATGCTTGTCAAGGAATTGATGGGAAGTATGTGAAATTTGAGAAGAATGCTGATGggtatgtattttcagatttgATTAAAGTTCCTAGAGCAACAAGGACTATGGTTCGGAAGCTTTGTGAGCTGGGCTGGTTGTTTCGGAAGGTTAAGGGCTATATTTCTGAGAGCATGGATCGGTTTCCTGCTGAAGATGTGGGGACTGTAGGGCAGGCATTTTGTGCTGCATTACAAGACGAGCTTTCAGATTATTATAAATTGTTGGCCGTGCTAGAAGCGCAAGCGATGAATCCGATTCCGCTGGTTTCTGAAACTGCGAGTTCAAGGGATTATCTTTCTTTGAGGAGACTCTCAGTTTGGCTTGCAGAGCCAATGGTGAAGATGAGGTTAATGGCTGTTTTAGTTGATAAGTGTAGGGTTTTGAGGGGTGGAGCAATGGCGGGGGCTATTCACATGCATGCCCAACATGGTGACCCTCTTGTGCATGAGTTTATGAGGCGTCTACTTCGTCGAGTGTGTTCTCCCCTGTTTGAAATGGTCAGGAGTTGGGTTTTGGAAGGGGAATTGGAGGATCTTTTTGCAGAATTTTTTGTTCTGGGCCAGCCTGTGAAAGCGGAGTCTCTCTGGAGGGAAGGTTACCGGCTCCATGCTGCCATGCTTCCTTCTTTTATCTCTCAATCTCTGGCTCAGCGCATATTAAGGACTGGGAAGTCAATAAATTTTCTTCGCGTTTGCTGTGAGGATCGTGGTTGGGCTGATGCTGCAACAGAAGCTGCGGCTGCAGCGGGGACTACAACTAGGAGAGGAGGTCTCGGATATGGGGAAACTGATGCACTTGAGTCTCTAGTTATTGAAGCAGCAAAGATAATTGATAAGCATTTGATGGATGTTATGCATAAGCAGTACAAATTCAAAGAGCATTGTCTTGCAATTAAGCGTTACTTACTTCTTGGGCAAGGTGATTTTGTTCAGTATTTGATGGATATTGTTGGGCCTGAGCTGTCCGAGCCTGCTAACACCATTAGCTCATTTAAGTTAGCTGGTCTGCTGGAAAGTGCAATCCGatcatctaatgcacaatatgaTGATCCTGACATATTGGATAGATTGAGAGTCAAAATGATGCCGCATGGCACTGGTGACAGGGGTTGGGATATATTTTCTTTAGAATATGATGCAAGAGTCCCACTAAATACAGTCTTCACAGAGACTGTAATGGCAAG CACATGA